In a genomic window of Aeromonas veronii:
- a CDS encoding NADH-quinone oxidoreductase subunit A: protein MFADISAQHWAFAIYVIGAITICLVMIGLAALLGGRAYGRTKNKPFESGVDSVGSARLRFSAKFYLVAMFFVIFDVEALYLFAWSVSVRESGWVGFIEATIFIGLLLIGLIYLWRIGALDWSPRKPQLNNKNSD from the coding sequence ATGTTTGCTGATATTTCTGCTCAACATTGGGCTTTTGCCATTTATGTCATCGGTGCCATCACCATCTGTCTGGTGATGATAGGTTTGGCCGCCCTGTTGGGAGGTCGTGCCTACGGCCGCACCAAGAACAAGCCATTTGAATCTGGTGTCGACTCGGTCGGCAGTGCCCGCCTGCGTTTTTCCGCCAAGTTCTATCTGGTCGCTATGTTCTTCGTCATCTTCGACGTCGAGGCCCTTTACCTGTTCGCCTGGTCTGTCTCCGTGCGGGAGAGCGGCTGGGTCGGCTTTATTGAAGCCACCATTTTCATCGGACTGCTGCTTATCGGCCTGATCTACCTCTGGCGCATCGGCGCACTGGACTGGTCACCGCGCAAACCGCAGCTGAACAACAAAAACAGTGATTGA
- a CDS encoding flagellar motor protein MotB, translated as MAKKKKAEAPENHERWLVSYADFMTLLFALFVVLYSFAMAKQSETRVLIQGFIESLGKIGLISPPAGSPLMQGGTGILEPESKTTPSSPKEETVLEKDAPLAASDPFNETIGASEKPSATESWPHKTKEQEWVQVTKQQLEQQLKAQIESKDLEVEQLGSQLVIRIGEKALFPADSAFLQPQFIPLVNKISGILANIPGQVVVTGHTDDSQAPVELYRNNWELSVLRASSIVQTMLTNPHLDARRVIAQGVADTQPRFANDTAEHRQANRRVDITLSQGKAAEESLQLLKP; from the coding sequence GTGGCCAAAAAGAAAAAGGCTGAAGCACCGGAGAACCACGAACGCTGGCTAGTCTCCTATGCCGACTTCATGACCCTGCTGTTCGCCCTGTTTGTGGTGCTCTACTCCTTTGCCATGGCAAAGCAGTCCGAAACCCGGGTGCTTATCCAGGGCTTTATCGAGTCGCTGGGTAAAATCGGCCTCATCTCCCCGCCTGCCGGCTCACCCTTGATGCAGGGGGGCACAGGGATTCTTGAACCGGAATCGAAAACTACGCCGAGCAGCCCGAAAGAAGAGACGGTGCTGGAGAAAGATGCCCCCTTGGCGGCATCGGACCCCTTCAACGAGACCATAGGTGCCTCGGAAAAACCGAGCGCCACCGAATCCTGGCCCCACAAGACAAAGGAGCAGGAGTGGGTACAGGTGACCAAGCAGCAACTGGAACAGCAGCTCAAGGCCCAGATCGAATCCAAGGATCTGGAGGTCGAGCAGCTTGGCAGTCAGTTGGTGATCCGCATCGGCGAGAAGGCGCTATTTCCCGCTGACTCGGCATTCTTGCAACCCCAGTTCATCCCGCTGGTCAACAAGATTTCCGGCATTCTGGCCAACATTCCGGGGCAGGTGGTGGTCACCGGCCATACCGATGATTCCCAGGCGCCGGTGGAGCTCTATCGCAACAACTGGGAGCTCTCTGTACTGCGGGCTTCTTCCATCGTGCAGACCATGCTGACCAACCCCCATCTGGATGCCAGACGGGTCATCGCTCAGGGGGTTGCCGATACCCAACCCCGCTTTGCCAATGACACGGCTGAACATCGCCAGGCGAACCGCCGGGTCGATATCACCCTCTCTCAAGGCAAGGCAGCAGAAGAGTCGCTGCAACTGCTCAAACCCTGA